The Falco biarmicus isolate bFalBia1 chromosome 1, bFalBia1.pri, whole genome shotgun sequence DNA segment GTATCTCagttccttccctcctcttaGAGCAATCAACTCCCGCAGAAAAGCGACTGCTGCTACAGAAGTAATACAGCATaagcatccccctccccccactaCTTCTAGTCTCAAAGCGAGCATCAAACTTCTGAAAGAAGTTTCAAATTCATTAACTCAGACTATAAGATACCACTAACACGACTACGTGTATCAAACTACTTATTAAATTAACTCCcacaaacagcaacaacaaaaaaaaaaaatcagcaacatTAAATGCACAGATCTTACGTATGTTGCAGGGCAGAAACAGGATCCCCTTCAGAAGGATGTAAACCCAAAGGACACAAAGATCATGTATTAAAAGATACTTGATGCTGCAGCCTTTGAAATCTCACCTCTTCCTTCACATTTGGGTGATAAAAAACATTACGAACTAAGAGAAATGAAGGGaagttaagaaaaagaaaatttaaaatggatacgagaaaaataataatcttgaGATGTATTAATATTTTGCACTTCAACAGCACCTTCAAACTACCTGCAAATCAGTAGTCTCAGGACACTTTTGTGAGGTAGGTAATTACTTCAATACCCATTTCGCAGAAGAGTCATTTGAGGGAGAGACTAGCTGATTTGCCCAAGGACACGCATACACCAAGTCTGGGACAAAGCTGGGAATGTTACCCAGAAGCCAGCTGACTCCCAGTTCTGTatcttaattacttttaaacCCTTTCAAGAGACTGCAGAATAGCATCCCAGTGGAAATGATGGAAGTCTCATTTCTCGAGACATTTTAAAGTGGAACAGTCAAACTATCCTAAGTACAAACTGTTTTTGTTTCCCAAGGGATAGGAAAGACAACTTCCTAGGTCTCTGTTTGTGTCTATGGTCCTTGTAAGTACTCTCTTACCtggaaaagccttttccacaGCTCTGGCAGATGTAGGGCTTTCCCACAGAGCCATCGTGAGATCGAACATGATAGGACATCCTGTCTTTTCGCTTGAACCGTAAGCCACACACTGGACAAGAGTAAGGCTTCTCGCCAGAGTGTGACAGCTTGTGCCGATTCAGGTGGTACACGTCCCGAAAAATCTTGCCACAGATCTCACAGGCCACCTGTTTCCTCGTCCTGCTTCTTTTTCGGGGTGCATCGGGGTCATCCTGACCAGGGACACCATTTTCACCCAGTCTCGGGGGTGGGATGTCTATGTAGCCCAGCTGCAAACTTGTCACCCCGTGTTGAGCCTCGTGCTGCCGAAGACGATTAGCATCCGTAAATACTTTTCCACAGAGGCCACAAGGCAGGATACCAGCCTCTCGCAGGCCCCCTGGGGTACCAAACATCATGGAGTCCAAGAGATTGGCTTTACGGGGACGCCCTCTGCCCCTCTTGGTGCTTAAAGTGGGGGCACTAGCAGCAACATTCTGGAAGGGTGAGGCCAGCAGCGGCGGGGACAGAGGTCCTGCCACCATGGGCAGGCGGTCCACACCCTGCAGAACGGGTAAGGAAGACTGCGCAGCAGTGAGCGCAGCCCGCGTGGCCTCATCTTCAGGCATACCAGCAATGCCGTTGCCATTGGGTGCCAAAGCGGCACCATTGGTCATGTCAAGAGGGAAGCCGAGGTCCGCAGCCCCCGGACGGAAGAGCATAATGTCGGGGCGCGTGGGGGGCACGAGGAGCTGCACATTGGACTGCTTGATGACCTCCTGGCAGATGTCAATCACAGAGCGCATCAGCAGGAACTTGGCGGCCGTCATGAGCTCCGGGAAGCTCTCCAGCCGCACCACGATGCGAGACGTGTAGGCGAAGTCCAGGATGTCTCCGAACACCTTGGAGCTGATGGTGTGCATCTCCagctcccgcccgcccccgggcgccccgccggccgccgtGGCCCCaccggccgccgccgcctctgTCGCGCCCCCCTCcgcgccaccgccgccgcctccACCTGCCCCGTCGCCCAGCTGCGCGCTGAACACCGACTCGAAGTACTCGCTGCAAGCGGCCAACACCGCCCGGTGCGCCGGGAAGCTCTCGTCGCCCACGCGCAGGAGCACGTCGCAGAAGCGGCCGCCGTTCTTGCGCTGCTGGTTGAGGCTGTGCAGCATGTCGGCGCTGTGCCGGCTCACCTGGTACGTGTAGCAGCCCGACGAGGGGCCGCAGGCGGCGGCCTCGCTCACCCGCTCCATGGGGCTGCGCCGCCCCGCTGGCGCCCGCAGGGGGCGCGCGCTCTCAGGCCGCCCGGCGGCGcgcgccgcctcctcctccccgcccctGGCCGGGCCGACGGCGGCGGCGCGCGCTGCGCTCCCTGCACAGCGCGAGGGGATTGCAGGGGGGGGCGAGACAAAAGGCTCGGGCGGCGGAGGGGCGCGCGCcgcgcggggccgccgcggccgccggcgcGCGAGCTccgcccgggcccggccgccaCGAGGCGCTGCGGCCGCGGAGGCCGCCGCGGGAAGGGGCGTGCGCGGCGCGGCTGCAGCGAgccgggagggagggggctccGGCGGCTGCGGCTCCGGGCTGCCGGCTCCGTCCGTCCCTGTGTGTTTGGAGCGGAGGAAAGATGGCAGCGGCTGCACTTCCTCTTGCACTTTCACCCCtggggggaggagaaggagggggcGATACCACCCCCCCTACAAAAATCCAGCGGGGGCCCCCCGGCTGCTGCTCCCCGACCaagcgccgccgccgccggctccGGTCCGGGCCCCGCCCGCTTCGCTGCACCCGCACCACCGGCGCCGCAaactttcctctcttctttggCCGAGAAGACCCCCACCCTATTCATAGAGACCCCCCCTCCAGCCACTCgggctcccccctgcccccccgcttcctgcccccctccctccccgcatCCGCCAATGCAagagcagccagagccagcagGCCGGCCCCCaccccgcccgcccgcgggggctgggggctgcagtctcccccttccccagcccctaTCCTCCAATGCCGAGCCGGCACCGAGGCCCCCGCCCGCGGCACACGGGGGCGGAGGGGCTGCGCTCGCCCCCTCCCCCAAATATCCGGGCTGCAGctcgccccccagccccccctcccgccggagaggggggggaggaggaggaggaggaggggccgggggggggggggggctgcaggcaacctctccccctccccaggcgCAAATCGTCCAATGCAAACCCTCCCGGAGCTGCAGAGGCGCAGAGCAGCCCCCACCTCCTCGCCTCGCCTGAGGAGAGCCGATCCCAGaggggccaggggctgcagctccccccGGTCTTTCATCGCATttctcacccccacccccccccgcacTAGGCTCAACTCTCAGCCTGACTAAAAGAGCGAGGCGCCGGCATtgtgggggagggaaggggtaCACCGGGAATTCTTCAAGTGCAAAAATGCCCTCCACTCGGGAGCGGTTGGGAGAAACGGTACcagcgggccgggggctgcggggaggcaCAGGCAACTGCACAGCCCCGAGCGCCTGCCTCCATGTTGGGGAAACTCCGGTGCCCCGCGCAGCCTCGTGCTGCCCGCGCACCCCCGTGCTGCCCGCGCACCGCAGCTCTGCACGCCCCAGGCCCGGGTTACCCGCTCCGGACCGCACCGCCGGTAAGGCgctgccgggggctgcctgGACTGTCCGAGTGCTGAAGCTTCCCTCTGTGCTCCAGGTCTCTCTATGAAGAGCTTCTATTTCAACATCAGCATCGTTACTCATTTTCGGCTGAAATTTGCTTTCTGCCTCAAAGAATAGTTTTTCTCTACTTTTGAAGAAATATCCCTCCCCCCGCACCCgcccaaaacacacacacactcctaAAACTgagttctttgttttgttaaagCCAACACTTTCCAAAGTGTTGAagggcacttttttttttgcatttgtaacATCAAGCCTAATTAAGAATCCTTGGGTGACCTATTCACGATCTAGTATCATCGCTTCAACTATTCCGTGGAAAATACTGAACTCAGTGCATGTGAGGGCATCACGAAACTACAGAGCCTTCCAAGAGCTCGAACCCAGCACTTGAATTAAATAGTGGTGGAGCTGAAAAAGCATTCTGGGTACTGATGTGCAAATGAGCGCACCAAGCTTCCAACTTCCAAAATGCAATATTACATTAACACTTAAGGCCACGCAGTGCCCTCAGCCCGTACGCCAGATTTCTACTGCTTTTGATAGGTGCTGTTTGTCTACTCTGCAGGCAGAATATTACCGGTAGCTTgttattactgcattatgtatgCACACACCCTGATATGAACATACATGTTTAGAAATTTGAGGTGGTTTGAGCAGTACCAATGCTGACAAACCCAGCTCAAACACAGCGTATTATAGAGATACTAACTACAGTGTTCACATTCTGTAAGTCTGTCTGTGTGCCACAGACCCAAGAGCTGTAGCTGCTACAGTGAGGAAGATGACTATATTTAAACATAGTAGCCCAggctgcatgcacacacacagagcagttaaaaaatctgaaatttgcTTATCTTTCCTAGTGGCTTTGGTCAGTTGTGTGCCTTTCCCCCAGTGGTttattaatttgctttcttttagtCCCCAGCCTCCTGACATGGTTCCTGCTTCCTATTTCAGTTCCCTCCTTGCCTGTTCTTTGTCTCTCCTCtaggcagggggaggggggtccTGCCGCTCTCACTGCACTTTCCTCAGAACTTTCTCCAGTTGCCATGGaatgttctggtttcagcttcCAGCCCTCCTGTTTAAAAGGCACCATCCAACACACCCTGCCTGCTTCTTTAGGTAAAAGCTAAGTATTCATCCCAAAGCATGGCTGTTTCTTGGCAAGTGACCCGTTCACACTTGCCATGAGGATGCCCGATCAGCATGCTGGGAGCTCAcattctgcagagctgctggatgCTGGTTAAAGATGACTGCCCACACCTTGCACTCCCAAGGAAACCACAAGGGACCAATACAGCCGTTCACCTTAGCTCCCCAGCGCTCTGACACGGTAATGGCCGGATCTCCCCTTTTAGTGCTTCCACTCTTACTGTACTGGCCTCCCTCACCTTACAGCTTCACCCACACATTGAAAGGACCACTCCTTAGAACTTCTGGTCCCAAACTCACCCTGTCTCAGAATG contains these protein-coding regions:
- the PATZ1 gene encoding POZ-, AT hook-, and zinc finger-containing protein 1 isoform X5, giving the protein MERVSEAAACGPSSGCYTYQVSRHSADMLHSLNQQRKNGGRFCDVLLRVGDESFPAHRAVLAACSEYFESVFSAQLGDGAGGGGGGGAEGGATEAAAAGGATAAGGAPGGGRELEMHTISSKVFGDILDFAYTSRIVVRLESFPELMTAAKFLLMRSVIDICQEVIKQSNVQLLVPPTRPDIMLFRPGAADLGFPLDMTNGAALAPNGNGIAGMPEDEATRAALTAAQSSLPVLQGVDRLPMVAGPLSPPLLASPFQNVAASAPTLSTKRGRGRPRKANLLDSMMFGTPGGLREAGILPCGLCGKVFTDANRLRQHEAQHGVTSLQLGYIDIPPPRLGENGVPGQDDPDAPRKRSRTRKQVACEICGKIFRDVYHLNRHKLSHSGEKPYSCPVCGLRFKRKDRMSYHVRSHDGSVGKPYICQSCGKGFSRPDHLNGHIKQVHTSERPHKCQTCNASFATRDRLRSHLACHEDKVPCQVCGKYLRAAYMADHLKKHSEGPSNFCTICNREGQKCSHSDPIESSDSYGDLSDTSDLKTPEKQSTNGSFSCDMAVSKNKMETEGEKKYPCPECGSFFRSKSYLNKHIQKVHVRALGGPLGDLGPALGSPFSPQQNMSLLESFGFQIVQSAFASSLVDPEVDQQPMGPEGK
- the PATZ1 gene encoding POZ-, AT hook-, and zinc finger-containing protein 1 isoform X4, encoding MERVSEAAACGPSSGCYTYQVSRHSADMLHSLNQQRKNGGRFCDVLLRVGDESFPAHRAVLAACSEYFESVFSAQLGDGAGGGGGGGAEGGATEAAAAGGATAAGGAPGGGRELEMHTISSKVFGDILDFAYTSRIVVRLESFPELMTAAKFLLMRSVIDICQEVIKQSNVQLLVPPTRPDIMLFRPGAADLGFPLDMTNGAALAPNGNGIAGMPEDEATRAALTAAQSSLPVLQGVDRLPMVAGPLSPPLLASPFQNVAASAPTLSTKRGRGRPRKANLLDSMMFGTPGGLREAGILPCGLCGKVFTDANRLRQHEAQHGVTSLQLGYIDIPPPRLGENGVPGQDDPDAPRKRSRTRKQVACEICGKIFRDVYHLNRHKLSHSGEKPYSCPVCGLRFKRKDRMSYHVRSHDGSVGKPYICQSCGKGFSRPDHLNGHIKQVHTSERPHKCQQENGSHHGISSETSTSIGKLKLQETCNASFATRDRLRSHLACHEDKVPCQVCGKYLRAAYMADHLKKHSEGPSNFCTICNREGQKCSHSDPIESSDSYGDLSDTSDLKTPEKQSTNGSFSCDMAVSKNKMETEGEKKYPCPECGSFFRSKSYLNKHIQKVHVRALGGPLGDLGPALGSPFSPQQNMSLLESFGFQIVQSAFASSLVDPEVDQQPMGPEGK
- the PATZ1 gene encoding POZ-, AT hook-, and zinc finger-containing protein 1 isoform X3 translates to MERVSEAAACGPSSGCYTYQVSRHSADMLHSLNQQRKNGGRFCDVLLRVGDESFPAHRAVLAACSEYFESVFSAQLGDGAGGGGGGGAEGGATEAAAAGGATAAGGAPGGGRELEMHTISSKVFGDILDFAYTSRIVVRLESFPELMTAAKFLLMRSVIDICQEVIKQSNVQLLVPPTRPDIMLFRPGAADLGFPLDMTNGAALAPNGNGIAGMPEDEATRAALTAAQSSLPVLQGVDRLPMVAGPLSPPLLASPFQNVAASAPTLSTKRGRGRPRKANLLDSMMFGTPGGLREAGILPCGLCGKVFTDANRLRQHEAQHGVTSLQLGYIDIPPPRLGENGVPGQDDPDAPRKRSRTRKQVACEICGKIFRDVYHLNRHKLSHSGEKPYSCPVCGLRFKRKDRMSYHVRSHDGSVGKPYICQSCGKGFSRPDHLNGHIKQVHTSERPHKCQTCNASFATRDRLRSHLACHEDKVPCQVCGKYLRAAYMADHLKKHSEGPSNFCTICNRGFSSASYLKVHVKTHHGVPLPQVSRHQESIPNGGAAFHCVRTYGIKEGQKCSHSDPIESSDSYGDLSDTSDLKTPEKQSTNGSFSCDMAVSKNKMETEGEKKYPCPECGSFFRSKSYLNKHIQKVHVRALGGPLGDLGPALGSPFSPQQNMSLLESFGFQIVQSAFASSLVDPEVDQQPMGPEGK
- the PATZ1 gene encoding POZ-, AT hook-, and zinc finger-containing protein 1 isoform X2, producing MERVSEAAACGPSSGCYTYQVSRHSADMLHSLNQQRKNGGRFCDVLLRVGDESFPAHRAVLAACSEYFESVFSAQLGDGAGGGGGGGAEGGATEAAAAGGATAAGGAPGGGRELEMHTISSKVFGDILDFAYTSRIVVRLESFPELMTAAKFLLMRSVIDICQEVIKQSNVQLLVPPTRPDIMLFRPGAADLGFPLDMTNGAALAPNGNGIAGMPEDEATRAALTAAQSSLPVLQGVDRLPMVAGPLSPPLLASPFQNVAASAPTLSTKRGRGRPRKANLLDSMMFGTPGGLREAGILPCGLCGKVFTDANRLRQHEAQHGVTSLQLGYIDIPPPRLGENGVPGQDDPDAPRKRSRTRKQVACEICGKIFRDVYHLNRHKLSHSGEKPYSCPVCGLRFKRKDRMSYHVRSHDGSVGKPYICQSCGKGFSRPDHLNGHIKQVHTSERPHKCQENGSHHGISSETSTSIGKLKLQETCNASFATRDRLRSHLACHEDKVPCQVCGKYLRAAYMADHLKKHSEGPSNFCTICNRGFSSASYLKVHVKTHHGVPLPQVSRHQESIPNGGAAFHCVRTYGIKEGQKCSHSDPIESSDSYGDLSDTSDLKTPEKQSTNGSFSCDMAVSKNKMETEGEKKYPCPECGSFFRSKSYLNKHIQKVHVRALGGPLGDLGPALGSPFSPQQNMSLLESFGFQIVQSAFASSLVDPEVDQQPMGPEGK
- the PATZ1 gene encoding POZ-, AT hook-, and zinc finger-containing protein 1 isoform X1; the protein is MERVSEAAACGPSSGCYTYQVSRHSADMLHSLNQQRKNGGRFCDVLLRVGDESFPAHRAVLAACSEYFESVFSAQLGDGAGGGGGGGAEGGATEAAAAGGATAAGGAPGGGRELEMHTISSKVFGDILDFAYTSRIVVRLESFPELMTAAKFLLMRSVIDICQEVIKQSNVQLLVPPTRPDIMLFRPGAADLGFPLDMTNGAALAPNGNGIAGMPEDEATRAALTAAQSSLPVLQGVDRLPMVAGPLSPPLLASPFQNVAASAPTLSTKRGRGRPRKANLLDSMMFGTPGGLREAGILPCGLCGKVFTDANRLRQHEAQHGVTSLQLGYIDIPPPRLGENGVPGQDDPDAPRKRSRTRKQVACEICGKIFRDVYHLNRHKLSHSGEKPYSCPVCGLRFKRKDRMSYHVRSHDGSVGKPYICQSCGKGFSRPDHLNGHIKQVHTSERPHKCQQENGSHHGISSETSTSIGKLKLQETCNASFATRDRLRSHLACHEDKVPCQVCGKYLRAAYMADHLKKHSEGPSNFCTICNRGFSSASYLKVHVKTHHGVPLPQVSRHQESIPNGGAAFHCVRTYGIKEGQKCSHSDPIESSDSYGDLSDTSDLKTPEKQSTNGSFSCDMAVSKNKMETEGEKKYPCPECGSFFRSKSYLNKHIQKVHVRALGGPLGDLGPALGSPFSPQQNMSLLESFGFQIVQSAFASSLVDPEVDQQPMGPEGK
- the PATZ1 gene encoding POZ-, AT hook-, and zinc finger-containing protein 1 isoform X6 → MERVSEAAACGPSSGCYTYQVSRHSADMLHSLNQQRKNGGRFCDVLLRVGDESFPAHRAVLAACSEYFESVFSAQLGDGAGGGGGGGAEGGATEAAAAGGATAAGGAPGGGRELEMHTISSKVFGDILDFAYTSRIVVRLESFPELMTAAKFLLMRSVIDICQEVIKQSNVQLLVPPTRPDIMLFRPGAADLGFPLDMTNGAALAPNGNGIAGMPEDEATRAALTAAQSSLPVLQGVDRLPMVAGPLSPPLLASPFQNVAASAPTLSTKRGRGRPRKANLLDSMMFGTPGGLREAGILPCGLCGKVFTDANRLRQHEAQHGVTSLQLGYIDIPPPRLGENGVPGQDDPDAPRKRSRTRKQVACEICGKIFRDVYHLNRHKLSHSGEKPYSCPVCGLRFKRKDRMSYHVRSHDGSVGKPYICQSCGKGFSRPDHLNGHIKQVHTSERPHKCQTCNASFATRDRLRSHLACHEDKVPCQVCGKYLRAAYMADHLKKHSEGPSNFCTICNRGLQAPGVHPEWGSSVPLRQDLWHQRRPEMFTFGPD